TTAGATATTTCTAAATTTGAACAAAAAATCTTAGATTCAGCCACCGAGACATCGATTGTTCCAGCTGGTAATAGTTTGTCTGTAATAGATGAACAGACCACGAAACCAGCAACTGCTGTCGAAAATATTCCCAAACATCTGCAAAAAGCTTTTCCTAAAACAGACTGGTCAAAAAATAACCCCAACATAGCTAATGCAATTTCTGGTGGGCCTGGAAAAGACGGTATTCCTGCGATTGATAATCCGACCTTTGTTCCAATCTTTGAATTTTCCCACAGTGATGAAACGCAGGCGATTGTGGTGTTTGGTGAAAATGATATCAAAGTCTATCCCTACAACATCCTTAATTGGCACGAAATCGTAAATGATGAAATTGATGGTAAGCCTATATTAATTGCCTTTTGTCCGCTGTGTTGGAGTGCGATTGTTTATGACCGTACTTTACCGGATGGAAAGACACCAACTTTCGGTGTTAGTGGCAGTTTGCTTGAAAGTAATATGATAATGTACGACCGTTTAACTGAGAGTCTTTGGCAACAAAGTACTGGTAAAGTTTTGGCGGGTACGTATTATCCGGCTGAGCTTACAGCTCTTCCCTTTCAGCTCTTAACAATTGGTGAGATCAAAAAACTTTATCCATACTCTATGCTGCTTAGTGAAGATACTGGCTACTCGCGTGACTATTCCAGGGACCCATACGTGGGTTACGAAACTAACAGCCAATTTGTTTTCGATCCAAGTTCTCTGGATAATAAGTTTCCACCCAAAACTATCATGGTTGTCTTTAGGGCGGGTGATGTTACGGTGTCAGTACCTTGGTTAAAACTGCGCGAAGTGAGCTCGGTTGTTGAAATTATTAACAATATTAAGTACACTCTGACAGTCACCGATACTGGTGAATTGATTATTGTTGACGAGTCGGGAGCTGTTCAACCTTTCTATTTTGAAATGTGGTTTAGCTTTGCCGTTCAGCACAGTGATCAGATTCACGTTATTGAATTATAAAATCACATAAGACCATGAATACAGAGCTAATAAATAAAGTTCTGGATTACCGTTTAGAAGCCGGCTTAACACAAGTTGAACTGGCTGAAAGAGTTGGGGTAACCAGGCAGACCATTATTTCGATTGAAAAAGGAAACTATATCCCATCGGTCGTTTTGGCTCTACGTTTGGCGAAGGTTTTTAGATGCCCATTAGAAAAACTTTTTATTGAAAATAAAAAATAACCAACCATGAAACAGCAAACTCTATTACCAATTCTTGTTTCCGTCTTAGCGCTACTATTTCTTGATCCGTTTCATATCTTGATGCCGGATGGGATGGAGATGGTGCTGCTTGGCGTGCTCATGTTGTCTACTATTTCTTATGGATTGTTTATTTACAACGAGCGTCCACAAGATGAACGTGAGGTGTCGATCAGAGCTTTTGTTGACCACACTACTTACCTAGTTGGAATGGTTCTCTTGGTGGTGGCTATTGCCTATCGTTTGATTGTTGATGGGCACGTTTACCCAGAAATTATTTTGATACTGGTTATAATGATAATTTCAAAAACTATCGCTCATTCCTACGCTTGTAAAAACCGGTAGAAGTAGAAGATTAAATCATTACAATTTTTCTTTTAATTCTCGGATGGTTTTTTCTAGGGTGTTTAGTTGTGTTTTGAGATCCTCCCTTTCTTTATCTTGTTTCTTTAGATGACCGTCTATCTTGTCGGTGGTATCGTTGTGAAGAGTTTGCATAGAATTAACAATTACTCCTATTAAAAGATTAAGGGTGATAAAAGTAGTGGTTAAGATAAAAGGTACGAAAAACAGCCAGGCATAAGGATAAAGTTCCATCACCGGCCTAGCAATACCGGATGACCAACTTTCTAACGTCATAATCTGAAACAATGAAAAGAGTGATTTATCTATCCCGCCAAACCAAACCGGAAAAGCGGCGCCAAAGAGTTTTGTGGTCATGACCGCTCCGATGTAGAACAAGAGTAACAGGATTAAACCGATAACCGACAAGCCTGACAGGGAGTCAAAAAAAGCTTGCGTGACTTTGCGAAACTGTGGCACGACACTTAAGAGACGGAGCACTCGTAAAATGCGTAATGATCGCAAGATAGACAAACCTTCGATAAATGGCAGGTATGAAACAGCGATGATTATAAAATCGAAATTATTCCAGCCACTTTTGAAAAAATTCAATCGGTAAGCGGCAAGTTTTGTTGCTAGCTCAAGGGTGAAAATTGTCAAAAAGATGAGGTCGAGAGTGTCTAGTAGGGGTAAATAGTTATCTATTAAATCAGGGGCGGTTTCAAGACCCAGAGTAATGGCGTTAAGGATAATGACAGCAATAATTAACCGCTGAAACCAGTTAGCCTCTACAATATTTGTCAATTTTTCTTGCATAGGTACAGATTACTGCTCAGCCTAAAATTTCGCAAGCTGTGGCAATAAGAAAAGCTGGGCGACCCGTAGGGTCGCCCAGCTTTTCTTATTGCCACAGCTTCTTTAAACCTCGTTTAGTTAATTTTCTAATACGCTCTTTTTGTTTTTCCGTCACAGCTCTTGCGTTTGTTAACAACAATACGTGTGACTCAATCCCCACGAAACCCAGGATGTCATTCTTTATGTTGTAACGAGCCCGTGCATTTTGTACCACGTTGGTCCACCACCAAGGGCCGCCACTGGTTTGAAACACTACCGCTTTTTTGTCCTTGAATAACTTGTGCGGTATTCCCTTTATGTATTTATAACCAAAGCCAGGTGTTAATAGACGATCAAAAAAACCTTTTAATATAGCTGGCATTCCTCCCCACCAGATTGGATGAATCAGTACTATATATTTGCTTTTTTTAAATAAGCATTGATATCTTTCAATATCCGGATTTATTTGTTTACCTCCACTTACATAGTGTTCGGAAGCGCTCATTACCGGATTGAAGTTCTCTGTATATAAATCCAGTAATTTATATTGCTTGCTGTTACATCCTAGTTGCTTTTTTACCGCTTCGAGGATGTGTTGGCAATTTCCGGCGATGGTAGTTTTGGGATGAGCATAAATTATTAGCACTTCATTATCCATGGGCGTACCAACTTATCGGTTTTAGTTTGATTGCTTGTAAACAACTAGACCCATAATAATACCCCAGATCAAGTGACCCATTAGTGACATCCATTGGGCTTGCCCGATCTTTCCTATCATGTCGCTCATACCTAAAATCATAGGCATTAAAATAAGAGCACCTAGAACCCACCAAATGACACCATAGATAATTCCGTACTTTACTCCAGCGCTAGAACTGGTGATTTGTGACCCGAACCATAGTCCAAAAATGGCTCCGGTAACGGCGCTGATAAGTAGGTGTACTATCCAGCCTATAGCAGCAGATTCACTGCCAACCAACATGGCTATCATTGGCATCATGCCCATCATTTGCATGATTAATCCAAATACCACTCCACCAACAACACCTCCTAGTATTCCTTTGTTTACATAAATCATGATTATTTATAGTTAATTTTAGATAAATATATATGCAGTAGAAACGCTTAGAAGCAGTTTCTAAAGTTCAGCCAGTTTTGCTTTTCATGCAAAAGCATGATGAATCAATTATATAGGCTGCGTATTGTAATGTAAAGTTTACTTTACACTAAATCAGGTCCAATTTTATTTTAGAGACAAAATAAAGGCATCGACACAGCTGAGTGTCGATGCCAATTATTGTTAAATTTTTTTTTGGCGTATATCATACGCCCCGTTATGAACTGATTCTAGGAAGTTTTTTATGTATTGACCTTCTATACTAATAGACTGATTTTTGCTACTAGTTATCTTCAGTGATCTAACTCTATGAATGAGATTTATGTTGAATGACTTTATACGGTTTAAAAAATGGTTCCAATTTTCATGACTGAGGATAATTACTTTTGGATATTTACTCACTTCAATCCGAATATCATCTTCGTTGAAGCCGACCGTTAACCCATAACCTGCAATTACGTACCGGTTTATCCTTTTTCTTTGTTTCAATTTACCTTTCACGTTCCTAGGCTCCCATATAAAAGTTAATATGTATTACTATTACCGAAACGAATGTTACAACATTTATCCTAAATATGGAAGTTTAATAAAAGCCCCGTGCCGTAGGTGTGGGGGTTTTATTATTACTTCTTTTTTGCTAAGTCTAGCACCTCATCAATTCTGATTTGTTCGACAAACTCCGGTACGTGAGAAACTAGAATCATCGCGCCTTTATAGTTGTGAAGTGCTTCGGCAATTACCGGAATGTGGCGGAAGTTGATGTGGTTGGTTGGCTCGTCTAAGATCAAAAGCCCCGGTCCTTCCATGGTAAGTTTAGCGAAAGCCACCAAACCCTTCTGTCCTTCCGACAAGTTCCCTACTTTCACTTTCATCACGTCGCCATAGAGAAGGAAACCAGCAGCGATAGAACGCATTTTTTCTTCCAGTTTCTCTTGCATTGAATCCATCAAAGTTTCAAAAACTGACTTATCAAAATCCAAGTTAGAAAAATCCTGTCGGTAATAACCAATCTTTACCCCCTCTGTTACATGTTCACCTTTGGCATGTCCGGAGGCTAGTTTTTCTAGAAGTGTGGTTTTACCAATTCCGTTTGGTCCTACTATTTGTAAGTGCATACCTCGCTTTAAGACCAAGTCACACTCCACCTCTTTTGGTTCATGGTTTTTGATCGCTTGGTATGAAGTTAGTTTTACCACCTCAAGCGGTATATCATCAGCCGGATCAATGGTAAATGGTCTAATAGCTTTATCTTCACGACGGACATCAACCTTATTCTCCTCTGCCTCTTCTATTTCGTCACGCATTCTTTTGGCCACCAGACGCATCTTACCTCCCTTACTGGCAAAGTAGTTTACTTTTTCTTTATTAGCTTGAATCTCTTTTGATAACCTAGCGTTTTCGCGTTTTTCTTTTTCTACTTGGGCTGCTATCTCTTTCACTACTGCATGGTAGTTACCATTATACTGCTCAACTTGTCGTCTTTGGGTATTTAAATACAACACCCCATGCGTAAAAGCATTTAGGAAATCAGCATCGTGAGAAATCACCAAAACAGTTTTCTTGTACTCCTTAAGAAACTCAGTCAGGTGCTCAATACCGGCCACATCAAGATTGTTGGTCGGCTCATCCAGTAAAAGTACATCAGGATTTTGAATCAAAGCTTGAGCTAGGAGTAGGCGAGCTTGTTGGCCGCCTGAAAAACTACCAATTATTCTGTCTTTGAAAGTCTCACGCATCTTCTCGGTTGGAGTTAAATTAACCACCTCAAGCACAGAATCAATTTTTGGATCTATATCGTAAACTTTTTCAGAAAAGCTGCGTTCAAAAAATTCACGTACGGTTAAGGTGAGCTCGTCACGAGGAATGATTTGGCGAGAGATGGCAACAGTGGTGCGTGGTTCAATATTTATATCACCCTCGTCCGGACGGATGTTACCAGTAATAAGAGAAAAGATAGTACTCTTACCAGCCCCGTTTTGACCCATTAGAGTCATCTTGGCACCACGCCGCACCACGAAGTTGGCTTCGTTTAAAATTGGACGAGTGGCATTGTATTCATACGATACATCTTTAAAAACAATAATCCCGCTATTTCTTGACATAGGTGATTACCATACACTATTTTGCTACAATATGAAACAGGTAATATTTCTCAATAATTAATAGTATTTTATGAAAGAAGAGCTTGAATTAGTGGCAAAATTTCACAAAAAGTTTCAAGTACCAGTTGAAAGTGAACCGGTTATACCAAATAAAGATCGAATTGACCTAAGACACAGACTTATGAAAGAAGAATTGGAGGAATATAAAGCTGGTGCAGAAAATGGTGATTTAGAAAATGTGGCAAAGGAATTGGCCGATATTCTTTTTGCTACGTACGGCACTATTTTGGAACATGGGTTACAAGGTAAAATTGAGGAAATTTTTGCTGAAGTTTGCAAATCTAACATGAGTAAAGATTACCATGAGTTTAAGATGATAAAAGGCAAAAACTACAAACCAGCTGAGATTGGCAGGGTATTGGGCGAGAAGAAATAAAAGAAGCGGCACC
Above is a genomic segment from Candidatus Nomurabacteria bacterium containing:
- a CDS encoding DUF3179 domain-containing protein, translating into MTLLIISFLAGVLTVLAPCVLPLLPVVIGSSVGARSRATPYIVIGSLALSILLFTYLLKASTALISIPAVFWSYLSGGILAGFGLILLFPVLWESLPFVAKASRDANQLMSTGYQKKSVWGDVLIGASLGPVFSTCSPTYFVILGTVLPASFWLGTVYLITYLIGLILVLALIALLGQRLTGRLNLLADNHGKFKRGLGVIFLIVGLAIISGLDKKIEAAILDTGYLDISKFEQKILDSATETSIVPAGNSLSVIDEQTTKPATAVENIPKHLQKAFPKTDWSKNNPNIANAISGGPGKDGIPAIDNPTFVPIFEFSHSDETQAIVVFGENDIKVYPYNILNWHEIVNDEIDGKPILIAFCPLCWSAIVYDRTLPDGKTPTFGVSGSLLESNMIMYDRLTESLWQQSTGKVLAGTYYPAELTALPFQLLTIGEIKKLYPYSMLLSEDTGYSRDYSRDPYVGYETNSQFVFDPSSLDNKFPPKTIMVVFRAGDVTVSVPWLKLREVSSVVEIINNIKYTLTVTDTGELIIVDESGAVQPFYFEMWFSFAVQHSDQIHVIEL
- a CDS encoding helix-turn-helix transcriptional regulator, with the translated sequence MNTELINKVLDYRLEAGLTQVELAERVGVTRQTIISIEKGNYIPSVVLALRLAKVFRCPLEKLFIENKK
- a CDS encoding ion transporter, whose amino-acid sequence is MQEKLTNIVEANWFQRLIIAVIILNAITLGLETAPDLIDNYLPLLDTLDLIFLTIFTLELATKLAAYRLNFFKSGWNNFDFIIIAVSYLPFIEGLSILRSLRILRVLRLLSVVPQFRKVTQAFFDSLSGLSVIGLILLLLFYIGAVMTTKLFGAAFPVWFGGIDKSLFSLFQIMTLESWSSGIARPVMELYPYAWLFFVPFILTTTFITLNLLIGVIVNSMQTLHNDTTDKIDGHLKKQDKEREDLKTQLNTLEKTIRELKEKL
- a CDS encoding NAD(P)H-dependent oxidoreductase; this translates as MDNEVLIIYAHPKTTIAGNCQHILEAVKKQLGCNSKQYKLLDLYTENFNPVMSASEHYVSGGKQINPDIERYQCLFKKSKYIVLIHPIWWGGMPAILKGFFDRLLTPGFGYKYIKGIPHKLFKDKKAVVFQTSGGPWWWTNVVQNARARYNIKNDILGFVGIESHVLLLTNARAVTEKQKERIRKLTKRGLKKLWQ
- a CDS encoding ABC-F family ATP-binding cassette domain-containing protein, with the protein product MSRNSGIIVFKDVSYEYNATRPILNEANFVVRRGAKMTLMGQNGAGKSTIFSLITGNIRPDEGDINIEPRTTVAISRQIIPRDELTLTVREFFERSFSEKVYDIDPKIDSVLEVVNLTPTEKMRETFKDRIIGSFSGGQQARLLLAQALIQNPDVLLLDEPTNNLDVAGIEHLTEFLKEYKKTVLVISHDADFLNAFTHGVLYLNTQRRQVEQYNGNYHAVVKEIAAQVEKEKRENARLSKEIQANKEKVNYFASKGGKMRLVAKRMRDEIEEAEENKVDVRREDKAIRPFTIDPADDIPLEVVKLTSYQAIKNHEPKEVECDLVLKRGMHLQIVGPNGIGKTTLLEKLASGHAKGEHVTEGVKIGYYRQDFSNLDFDKSVFETLMDSMQEKLEEKMRSIAAGFLLYGDVMKVKVGNLSEGQKGLVAFAKLTMEGPGLLILDEPTNHINFRHIPVIAEALHNYKGAMILVSHVPEFVEQIRIDEVLDLAKKK
- a CDS encoding nucleoside triphosphate pyrophosphohydrolase family protein, yielding MKEELELVAKFHKKFQVPVESEPVIPNKDRIDLRHRLMKEELEEYKAGAENGDLENVAKELADILFATYGTILEHGLQGKIEEIFAEVCKSNMSKDYHEFKMIKGKNYKPAEIGRVLGEKK